GTTAATCGCTGCCACAATCCCCACCCACaatccctaccgatctagggttagcgcggtgctcacgggaagctccaccaccgccgccgttCACTCTCTGTCCACATCGTCACCGGCCCCTACTTCACCATGGCCGGCACTGGATCGAGCTCGTCTGGACAGACAGAAGGTAGGTTCACCGGAATGATCTAACCTATCCGATCCAAAGTTCTATCACAGACTACTCGTCGAGCGCAGAGCAACAGTCTTTGCAACCGGGCTACTCGACCTTCTTTAAAGTGTTAATCATCGGCCCGCCCAGCCTTTATATGTTCTCATCCAGTGAGTCAAGGTGGAGTAAGCCTATAAAATTAACTTTTGACACAGCTGGAGGGATCCGTGACTGTAAGCATCCCGACGCCATTGTGTCTCGTGGTAAGGTGCATTGGAGCGTCCGGAACTGGTATCCTGACTACTCCCTTGACATGGGCATGGAGACGTTTCACATCTCCCAGACAATGTTCATGGACAGGACAACTTACTCGGAAACCAATGAGGACCCACAACTTGCGGTCACCGCTGAAGGGACGCCCTTGGTGTTACTTCTGTCAAGACCAGGCCTCCAGCTAAAGGTCTGCACGCGGCAAGATGGAAGAAAGAGCGAGAATGGTGCTGTTGCCAAGGCCATGTGGCTCACCACGCGCACTGTCGAGTTGAAACCACCTAGTCTGATTAAAAGAAGGCCAGAGAAAATATACCTAAGATTGTTAGGAGAGAAGAGTGGAACGATGCTACTTAAGGATAGTCAGAGGCAGATTTACGTAGCTGACGTTGAGACAGGAGAGATGGAGGAGTTTGAGTTGCCTGACGGTTTTGATGGGCTTAATCGTCGGAAGGTCGTGTTGTTAGAGATGGACTGGTTGGCGCTATTTGTTTCCCGGCTCCGGAAGTGGTAGATGCATGCATGTAAGTCGAGTTTAGGCACAAAAAAGTCAGCCCAAGTATTTTTTTTTCATTCTGTCATGTTTCAGCGTTGGGTGGATCATGAGCATCATTGTCAAGCCAAGTCACGCTTGTTACTTGTTTTGCCCAACATTGAGCTTGTTGCCTGTTTGCCCAGCGTTGGGTGGATCATGAACTCAATTTTTGGTCTTTAGCTTGTTACTTGTTTTGAATAGCTTTGATAAGATATTTGAGAAATTTATGCATTGGACTTCAATTTTGTATAAACGTGTGGAAGAATCAGGCTCTTGTGCATGTGGGTGACATTGAGAAATAACAAATGTTGAGGAAATTCTCACTCTAAACACAAGGATTTGTGAAGCCAAACAAGATGGACTTGACGGTTGATTATACTTTTTTCATGCCGAGGGTGTGAAGAAGTTAATTCTCACAATTTCATAATACTATCGTGTGACGACACTCAACAACCCCGCATCACTACTGTCAGATGGTGTGGGACGGCTTTGCGTGATACAAGTACTATGGATGTTCGATGAACCATGTAGTTCTTCGATAGAAGGAAATATAATAAAGCTTCACATCCTGAACCAATTTCTATCGAGTGGCGTTGGGGCTCTCCATGTCCTATTTTTGGATGAATATAGGGTACGCACCACCCCTCACAGAGGTGAATTCGGCAAAACGTGGCTAAATTTTCATCTCGATCTTTAACAAGCTATAGGAAAGGTGCACGGATAAACTAAAACAGCTTCCTGATTACTACATATTAGTCTAGAAACCCAGATTCACCATTGCTGGAACACTCATGGGCATCATCCATCACTCACCTAATGCGGCAAGCACATGTCCATGAGCTCCATCATAAGAGAAGGGCAGCTTTCCCACAGATGCTGGAAGCCGCTGGTGACCATGACCGCCCTGAGCTTCGCCGGATCTGCAAGAAAATCGAAGCACGCCTTCTTCGGTCCCTCACAATGGTGCTGCTCGGCTAGCGCCAGGATGGTCACGACCGTGTCCACGTTAATGCACTCACAGATCCACTCCTCACAGATTAGCTTCAGCAGCCCCGTGCCATACCTGTCTGCCGCGACAAGAATTTTCCGGCACGTGACGTGGTCGTTCGCCATCCCCTGCAGTGACAGTGAGCTCGCGTACGCGTAACGGAGCAGCGCCTTAAACACATCCATCTCCATGTCTTCCAAGCGCATGACGCCAGAAGCGGCAGCATTGCCCTCCTTCATTGGTCCAAAGAGCTAAGACCGGCGagcgggccgcgaggatgcacCGGTGTGCGGCCACGGTCTTGCCGCCAACCTCGAACACCACGTCGGCGCCCTTCTCAGTCTCGAGGAGCTTGCCAAAGTCCTGGGACCAGTCGCATGGGGGCACGGAGACGTAGGTCACAGCGTTGTCCGCGGAACGGTAGCTGTGTATGACAACGATGTCGCACCGGACCATGAACGAGTTGTTCTTTAGATGCTTGGAGTTCTCCAGGACCTTCCTATTGATGAACTTTGTACACACCCAGCGGTCCCTGGAGGTGAATTCGTCCACCGATGCCAACGCCAGCAACGCCGCCTgcttcgcctcctcctcctcgcccgcGAAACAGAATCTGAACTGGGCGTTCACCGCCGTCGCGCCATCTTCTTCTAGTTCCAGGGAGAAGGACACATAGTCCGCAACCTCCTAGCGATCACCGTTGGGGTAATAGTAGATGCACCAACGGTGGCCGCCGACTGTGAAGGGCTGGGAACCGATCCCCTCGCCGGTGGGGACGCCCTTGGTTCGGGAGTAGTCGTGGATCGTGAGAAAGTGGTACCCTTCCGTTTTGTCGGCGACGATGGCGGATGCAGACCTCGACGGCGACATTGCCGGCCTACTCCTCGGGATCCAGTGCTCGCAAGTCGCAACTCGATCTCGCAGATGAGACGGGGCGTCGTTTGTTGCTGCTACTGCTGTTGGGCGAGGGTTTTGCGCCGGGCGGCGGTGAACGAAACAACTGTGCGTAGGATGGTTTCTTGCAAGTTCGATTTTGATATATATACGACGCTGCTGCGCTGCAAGCCGCACAGATTAAAAAGATGATGCAATCCAACGGTGCATGTGATACATCGTACTAAGGTGAGATTGTGGATTGAAATTATCGTCTCGTACGCTTAGGGGAGACGAAAGGAGGAAGGAGATCCTTTGGAAGATTTCGCCCAAATCTCCACACGTCAATTGTGGCTGAAACGATTTTGATTCACGTGATGGTTCACGTGAATCCTTTATAGCCATATATAtattccctccgttccaaaataagtgtcttaactTTGTATTAGCTCTAGACTCTAGTATAAAGTTGTACTAAGTTTGAGACACTTAATTTGAGACGGAGGAAATACTATATATCAACGAGTTAAAAAATTGTCAAAAACAACCATGCATGTTGAGGGTGAGAAACCGCACGTACATGTGAAATTCGGCCAACAACTATAGCCATATTTGTGTTAAAAAGAAACTATAGCCATATTTGTGTCCAAAAAAGACTATTGCCATATTTGACCACGGGCCACAAGCGATCTAATACTATATTTTTAGAAACTTCACATGTTGTGTCTTGCCATGTGCATAGTTATCCTTACAATTATGGTTTTTAGAAACTATAAATgctagaaaaaaaatcaaaattatAGAAATACCTAAATATGAACCCAGTATGAGATTATGATTTTCGCTGTGGTGAAGGACCTATTGATTTGAGGGACATACTTATCAACTCTCCCACTATATGCGGCTAGCATTTATATGTACCTCTCCTCTCATCGATCCATCGCCGCTGAGTCCCTATAGGTCCCCGGATAGGATCACAAGCAGTTTCTCATCACAAGTCTTATCATTGGTTGCAACAAGTTTCCTCTCCGCGACGACCTAGGTTTTTGCATGCAAGTTGGCGTATGTGTCTGATGCAAACTAGGTGACTCGCGAAGGATCGAAGGGGATGGGCCCGTAGGATCTTGGTGATTTCTACGAGCGGTTGGACCTCCATGAGAGTGTTGATTGCAGGTAAGGTCGTATCGGGTGTTGAAAAGCTCATAGATTTCCGATGCCAAGATACTACTGATCTAGCTTTCAATCCCAACCACGGTGTATGTAAGCTTAGGCTTTTATGGAACTATCAGGGGAGGGGAGTGtgcatttcatgagttgttggcGCTTGTGCAAGCCAACGTCCCCATGATTGTCTTCCGGCCGTGTCCATATCCGGCGGCCGGCTGAGCCCCTCGGAGTGGATGTGCGGTCACCATCGAGGTGGAGTAGACATCCTGCACGTCACCGATCGATGTGAGGTCGGCGATGGATCCATCGTGGTCAGAGCCCGACACGTCAACCACGACATGGTTATGGCGCTAGtgtgaggacatgactaccttggatacgaccaaaaatattttatacatgcatatttgtcaggtgatttctagtgcaaactatacAATAaactatttatgttatccagaacaaaaataattcacacacttttgtgttttgtctaattgcaggtgtatgggacatttgtacaattcacatatgaagatagggggaaaggagaagtttaggttctgttcaaaaagtcctctcacgtcacttttgggccaagagaagatagagtccaagtctctcacgttctggattcagattcggactgcacatacatacctgactcaaaacgccaacaactttttcatacggactccgaattgggtgattctttttttgttggaaagtagatttcgtcctctttccaacccaattggattcacctttaaattcgtccagagcgttgagatatgaataaaacaatctgacgctgcagcagaatccgagtcaaacaacaagtccaaaggtgttgcatcacctccacttgggcccatgagccttgtacgacctagggttggttttaggctgccttgggacgtcctcccacctccttggcctccaccccttcctcctatataagtagatccatctagtagctttttgcttgggatttgtttagttaaaagttagccattgcaacttcgtgtactttgtttgtgtccaatgaccagaccaagaccgcttacggatccccaccattatcaatacttcatatatattcataatattcagatttctttatcatattcttgcttgttcttcgattgcttgcaggaatagacttttgtggtcaggttgatcgtgctccggcgtggtcaataacctctcggagttggtttagcgattactaaggcgcaacgtcgtgcacgtttgtagtcggatcgtcaaagttgtctccaccaaatcgatagttatcacctcatcgaaagatcgggacaccctcgcctctatcaagtggtatcagttttcaggttgctcggtgagaatttccagtttcccctagattagatttattttcttacctattgtccaagaaaaagccacaaaaaagttagatctattcatccttttgtccaagccagtctgagcctttgcaattttcttttcattgtttgcattattgaattatcggttgcatcgtcgtgtcgagttgctggtcttagggtctagttcgtttagagtttcgagttctgtgtcacgtcgccgctgcatcattatcccttccgctgtccaccaTACCATCCATCAATTTtcaccacgtgctacccatagttcattgtcaatcatagttgaggtcattcacatcttcgcttgatccaatctgcatcttatctagtttgtcttggaaagagggagagaaaaaaagacagagaaaaaaaagagagaaaaaaaagaaaaagaagtcagagaaaaaaagagagaaagaaaaagaaaaaaagtgtgtgaggaaaaaaagagagaataaaaaaattcggatctatctagactcaatctcgtagttgaattcggattggaatctgttgtgtgcactgttcagtaaaacaggcataacttcctcatacgaagtccgttttggctccgcgagtactcaaatgaaagctagcgacgagccacatctaaatagttgcagagactagttcaatatttgacacctcaaaatcgtctcctaaataggtctttttgccctccgaagttcgcggacacaacttattccagttttttaagccagtttcagaattctttgactccttatatcaactcggaattgagttaTTCTTTTtacattggaaagcttgagttagtagcattctttgaaaaaagttatcagaaaattggctcaaacttttcaagaggaaagttggagagagttgttgtatatcctgcttggcaattgtttttcatcattatctttactgccattgtgatcttcacttatatcttgctgtccagagctacttagtatccttcattgatgctagttgtgctatgCCGTGACCttattagtgttctaggctcgcgtctctagttccggtctagcctaggaccagcacagtaccgtcgttgagcgtttattcaatattgcatctttgaattgattattgctaatattttgataccatatatagccaacccagctccacatatttctacaccgtgtatacgtacgttctcctggcaatcgctttacacaatcttctgagttatttgacaccgctagttgcctgtcaccacctgccgcatggtaagaacttgtaagatgttgatatttgctttactgtgagcactttacaatcacatcctagtagttcatcggaacattattctcgaattttgtttcttgtttctactaatcatgacaggttccggagatagaagttcttggacgacggacacatcatcaccatcacgagagttgggacaacacacacaagcacatggtcaggttatctctttaccgtcatttaagggtagatttaatcccgctatttatctagcttgggagcatgaagtagaacaagtttttagtcaccatgacttttctgaacttgagcgagtacgagctgccactagagcatttactggttttgcttctgtttggtggagtgtgcattgtaagaaaaaca
The sequence above is a segment of the Aegilops tauschii subsp. strangulata cultivar AL8/78 chromosome 6, Aet v6.0, whole genome shotgun sequence genome. Coding sequences within it:
- the LOC109770924 gene encoding BTB/POZ and MATH domain-containing protein 1-like, coding for MSPSRSASAIVADKTEGYHFLTIHDYSRTKGVPTGEGIGSQPFTEVADYVSFSLELEEDGATAVNAQFRFCFAGEEEEAKQAALLALASVDEFTSRDRWVCTKFINRKVLENSKHLKNNSFMVRCDIVVIHSYRSADNAVTYVSVPPCDWSQDFGKLLETEKGADVVFELFGPMKEGNAAASGVMRLEDMEMDVFKALLRYAYASSLSLQGMANDHVTCRKILVAADRYGTGLLKLICEEWICECINVDTVVTILALAEQHHCEGPKKACFDFLADPAKLRAVMVTSGFQHLWESCPSLMMELMDMCLPH